The genomic interval AAACATTGGCGAAGTGGCCGACGTGCTAAAGCACGAACTGGCCTGCCGCGACGAATGCATGAGCCGGTTTGAAGCCATCCTGCGGCAGGCCGTGGCCCAGAGCCAGTTGCCCGTCGACACGGATGTGCCCCTGAGCCTGCAAACCCTGCACAACTTCATGATGGGCACCATGCGCGAATGGCTGCTGGACATCCACAGCTACCCGCTGGCCAGCGCCGCCCCGGCCATGGTGGACATGCTGATCGCCGGGCTGCGCACCTGCCCGCCCCGGGTCAAGGCACGGTAAGAACCCGGTACAGTGCGGGCCATGCAAGGCCTGCACCTCACCGCCGATCTCCACCACTGCGACTGCGACAGCGCCTGGCTGCTGGACGCGCGGCTGCTGGGCGTGGCCTGCCGCGATGCGGTGCAAGCCGCAGGCCTGCAGGCCGTGGCCGAGCTGTTCCATGGTTTTCCGGCCACGGCGCAGGGCCCTGGCGGGGTTACAGCTACTATTTTGCTAGCAGAATCGCATTTGTGCGTGCACACCTGGCCCGAGCTGCGCGCCGTGACGCTGGACGTGTACGTGTGCAACTTCGGCGCCGACCACTCGGCCAAGGCCCAGGCGCTGCTGGACGGACTGATCGCCCTGTTTGCGCCCACCCAGGTGCAGCGGCACCGCCTGGAGCGCGGGTTGGAGGCCTGAATAGGCTTAAGTGCCAAATTAGCCTCCTGTGCTTATTCCATAAGCATGAGCAGCTATCAAAACTATAGTTTTTTGGGGCACTATGTGGCCTAACGCACAGACCTGCAGCACCGCCCGGGGCAGACTGGCATTGAAACTGCATGCAATTTCGGTACGACTCCGGCTGCACACAGCCCATACTCCGTCTGGCACACGGTTTTCAGCGCACGCTGCCACCGCCTTGGAGATACTGACATGCCCTTATCCCCGCACTCCACCGTAAGCGCGTCTGTCCACGGAACGCTGGCGCAGCGTGCCGGTAGCTCGCCCGATGCCCGCGCCGTGGTGGATGCGGTCACCCGCACCTGGCAGTTCATGGCGACGCAGCTGGAGCCGGTGATTGGGGAACGCGGTGTGGGCGTGCTGCTGGACCGTGCCCTGCACCTGACCGGCAAGAACTTTCCCTGGCTGGTGCACACCGGCCCGCCACAAGACCAGACCGACCGGCTGACCCGCCTGCAAGCCCAATTCGCCAGCCGCGGCGCCCAGGACGCGGCAGCCGCGGGTTGCGCCTTGCTGGTGACCTTTACCGAGCTGTTGGCCAGCCTGATCGGCGACTCCTTGACCGAACGCCTGCTGGCCTCGGTCTGGCTGGATGCCCCCCCCCACTTGCGAACAGGACCACCACCATGGCTAAACCCGTCACCATCCGCCGACTCGCCACGGGTGTGCCCGGGCTGGATGCCATTCTGGGTGGTGGTCTGCCCGAGTTCTCCTTCAACCTGGTGACCGGCCCGCCCGGTTCGGGTAAAACCACCCTGGCGCACCAGCTGATGTTTGCCCTGGCCACACCGGAGCAACCGGCGCTGTTCTTCACCGCCCTGGGCGAGCCGCCCTGGAAAATGCTGCGCTACCAGCAGCAGTTTTCGTTTTTTGCCTCCGACAAGATCGGCAGCTGCATCCATCTCATCGATCTGGGTAGCGAGCTGGCCCAGGGCGATTTCGAGCAGGTGCTGGCGCGCATCGCCGCCGAGGTGAAAGCCTTGGGCCCGGCCTTTGTCTTTGTGGACTCTTTCCGCTCGGTGCTGGCCGAGGCCCACCGCAGCGACAGCGGCCAGATGGGCATGCGCCGTTTCACCCAACAGCTGGGCACTACTTTGGCAGGCTGGCAGACCACCAGCTTTTTGATCGGCGAATATTCGCCCCACAGCGACCCGCACCCGGTGTTCACCGTGGCCGATGGCATTTTGGCGCTGGACCAGAGCGTGCAACGCAACTCCATGGTGCGCAAGATCCAGGTGATGAAAATGCGCGGCCAGGCCACCAGCCCCGGCGTGCACACCTTGCGCATCACCCGCGATGGGCTGACCATCTTCCCGTCGGCGGTGGTGCGCGACGACAGCAGCGCCATGCCCGAGGTGCACACCCCTGTGCGTACCGAAACCCGCATCCCCATGGGCGTGCCGTTGCTCGATGCCATGCTGGGCGGCGGCCTGCCCGCAGGCTATTCGCTGCTGGTGGCCGGGCCGTCCGGTTCGGGCAAAACCATTCTGGCCACCGCCTTTTTGCAGGAAGGCGTGCGCCTGGGCGAGACGGGGGTGATCGTGGCGTTTGAGCAAACCCCCAGCCGCTCGCGCACCCACACCATCGACGACATGGTGCGCGCGGGCTGCCTGGGGCTCATCAACACCCGCCTGATGGACCTGTCGGTGGACGAAATCGTGCAGCAGACGGTGGACAGCATCACCAGCCTGAAGGCCACCCGGGTGGTGATCGACTCGCTGTCGGGTTTCGAGCTGGCGGTGGCCCCCACCTTCCGGGCAGACTTTCGCGAGTCGCTGTTTCGCATGGTGGCCGTGCTGTCGGGCCTGGGGGTGACGGTGCTGATGACCTCGGAGCTGGAAGACCGCTACACCGACCTGCGCTTTAGCCCCTACGGCACGGCATTTTTGACCGATGCCATCATCGTCCAGCGCTATATCGAGGTGGACAGCAGCCTGCAGCGGGTGATGGCGGTGGTCAAGGTGCGTGGCAGTGACCACAGCAACGACATCCGGCGCTACGAGATCACCAAAGACGGCATCGCCATCGGCAAACCGGTGCTGCACTACGAGGGGCTGCTGGGCGGGCGCCCCACGCACGCTCCGGCACCCCACCCCCCTCAGCGAGGTGCCCCATGACCAGCCAAACCCCGTTTCTGGAACAAAACCAGGCCCCAGACGTCGCGGCACAAACGCTGGCACTCGACCAGCTACTCCACGCGCTGGCCCAGCGCGAAGCCGCTGCCGACACCCGCGAAGCCGAGATGGAACAACGCGAAAAGGCCTTGCGGCTGCAAGAAGATGCCACCCGCGTCAAAGAAGCGCAGGAGCAGCAGGCAGCCGCCCAGCTGCGTGAGGCCAACGAGCAACTGGTGATGGCCACCGTGCATGCCCACACCATGGCGGAAGCCGCCGAGGGAGCCACCGCGCAGATGTCCTACATGGCCAAGCATGACATCCTCACCGGCCTGCCCAACCGCGCGCTGCTGGCCGACCGGCTGGCCCAGTCCATGTCGCTGGCCCAGCGCCATGGCCAAAAGGTGGTGCTGATCTACCTGGACCTGGACAACTTCAAGCACATCAACGATTCGCTGGGCCATGCGGTCGGTGACGCGCTGCTGCGGGCGGTCGCCCAGCGCTTGAACGCCAGCGTGCGCCAGTCGGATACGGTCTGCCGCCAGGGAGGCGACGAGTTTGTGCTGCTGCTGGCCGAGGTGGACACGGTAAAGGACGCGGCCCGCGCTGCGGCGATGCTGGTCGAAGTCAGCGCCGAGCCCTACATAGTGGACGGCCACCGCCTGCATGTCACCGCCAGCATCGGCCTGAGCATCTACCCCGACGACGGCTCCGACGTGGAAACCCTGCTGCGCAACGCCGACACCGCGATGTACCACGCCAAGAAAAACGGGCGCAACAACTTCCAGATGTTCTCATCGGACATGCACGTGCGTGCCGTGGCCCGCCAGACCATCGAAGCCGCCCTGCACCAGGCACTGGAAAGCGGCGGCTTGTTGCTGCACTACCAGCCCAAGATGGACATGGCGAGCGGAAAAATCACCGCCACCGAAGCCCTGGTGCGCCTGGAGCGCCCCGACCAGCCGCTGCTGTACCCCGCCCATTTCGTGGGAGTGGCCGAAGAATGCGGCCTGATCGTGCCGCTGGGGCAGTGGGTACTGCGCACCGCCTGCAGCCAGGCGGCGGCGTGGTTGCAGGCCGGGTTGGCCTGTGGGCGCATGGCCATCAACATCTCGGCCACGGAGCTCCACGCCAAAGACTTTTTGCTGGGCGTACAGACCGTACTGAAAGACACCGGTCTCGACCCGGCCATGCTGGAGCTGGAGCTGACCGAAAGCAGCCTGGTCCAGGACAGCGAGCCCACCACCGCGATTCTGCGGGCCCTGAAAGACCTGGGAGTGCACATCGCCATCGACGACTTTGGCACCGGCTACTCCAGTCTGAGCACACTGCGCCGGTTCCCGATCGACACGCTGAAGATAGACCAGTCGTTCATGCAAGACATTGCCTCGGGCCAGGGAGAGGTCAAACTGGTCAACGCCATCATCGCCATCGGCAAGAGCCTGGACCTGCGGGTCATCGCCGAAGGCATAGAAACGCAGGAGCAATTCACCCACCTGCAAACCCAGGGCTGCGCCGAAGGCCAGGGCTTTTACTTCAGCCGACCGCTGGCCGCGGATATTTACGCCGAGGTGCTGCGTGATAACGCGATCTAGCCCGACAGCGGCCCCACTAAATTCAGGCATAAAATTGTCATCTTGCGCTTACCCCATAAGCACAAGCAGCTATATTTTTTGTATATTTTTGCTTTCACTTATTCAGCGACTACACTGTGATTCGCTGAAGTGCCTGCATGACCCTTCTACGTAACTGGAGGACCCCATGGCAGCCAAGGCAAAAAGCACCAAGCCCTCCGCGGCCACCCCCACAGTGTTGGCAAAAACGCCCCCTTGCGCTGCGCCACCCAGCTTTCCTATCGTTGGCATTGGCGCGTCTGCCGGGGGCCTGGCAGCGTTTGAAGCCTTCTTTTCCGGTATGCCTGCCGACAAGGACCCCGGCATGGCCTTTGTGCTGGTACAGCACCTGGCGCCCGACCACAGCAGCATCCTGACCGCGCTGATGCAGCGCAACACCCGCATGCAGGTGCTGGAGGTGGAAGACGGCATGGTGGTGCAGGTCAACCACACCTACATCATCCCGCCGAACCGCGACATGGCGTTTTTGAACGGTGCGCTGCACCTGCTGGAGCCGATTGCGGCCCGGGGCCACCGCTTGCCCATCGATTACCTGTTTCGCTCGCTGGCGCAAGACCAGCGCGAGCGGGCGATTGGCATCGTGCTGTCGGGCACCGGCAGCGACGGCACCCTGGGCGTGCGCGCCATCAAGGGCGAAGGCGGCATGGTGATGGTGCAAAACCCCGCCTCGGCCGAATTTGACGGCATGCCGCGCAGCACCCTGGCCACAGGCCTGGTGGATTTTGAGCTGCCCCCGGCCGAAATGCCGGCCCAGCTGATGGCCTACGTGGCCTACGCTTTTGGCCGCCCGCCCAACCCCGGTACGGTCAGCGCCCCGCTGTCCGAAAACTCCCTGAAAAAAATCTTCATCCTGCTGCGCACCCACACCGGGCACGACTTCTCGCAGTACAAGCCCAACACCATCTACAGGCGCATCGAGCGGCGCATGGCGGTGCACCAGATCGACACGCTGGGCAGCTACGTGAAGTACCTGCAGCACACCCCGGTCGAGGTGGATGCACTGTTCCACGACCTGCTGATCGGCGTGACCAACTTCTTCCGCGACCCCGAGGCCTTTGCGGTACTGGAGGAGCAGGTGATCCCGGCCTTGTTTGCCGGCAAGCCCCCGGGTTCGGTGGTACGCGCCTGGTCAGCAGGCTGCTCCACTGGCGAAGAGGCCTATTCGCTGGCCATTCTGCTGCAGGAGCGGCTGGACATCCTGAAGCTGAACTACAAGGTGCAGGTATTTGCCACCGACCTGGACAACCGCGCCATAGCCACCGCCCGCGCCGGGCTGTACCCGGCCAGCATTGCCACCGACATTTCGCCCGGGCGGCTGGCCCGCTTTTTTACCGCCGAGCCCGATGGCAGCGCCTACCGGGTGCACAAGAGCATCCGCGACATGCTGGTGTTCTCCGAGCACGACCTGATCAAGGATCCGCCGTTTTCCAAGCTCGACCTCATCAGTTGCCGCAATCTGCTGATCTACATGGGCCCCGAGCTGCAAAAGAAGGTGATGGCACTGTTCCATTACGCACTGCTGCCCGGCGGCATGATGTTTCTGGGCAGCTCGGAAACCGTGGGCGAGCTGGCCGACCTGTTTGCCGTGGTGGACCGCAAAACCAAGGCCTACCAGCGCAAGGAGGACTTCCAGGGCGCACAGCGTGCCGCCCTGGGCCGGTTTCTCCCCCCCATGACCACCCGCGACGTGGCGCTGCCGCCTGTGATCGAAAAAATCGCCCTCCCCATGAAAATGTCCCTGCGCCTCCTGGCCGAGCAAACCCTGTTGCAGCACCTGGCCCCGGCAGCGGCGCTGGTCAACGGCCAGGGCGACATCCTCTACCTGCATGGCCGCACCGGCATGTTTCTGGAGCCCGCACCGGGCGAGGCAGGCATCAACAACATCGTCAAGATGGCCCGCGAAGGCCTGCGCCGCGAACTCACCACCGCGCTGCACAAGGCCAGCATCAGCAAGACACCAGTGCAGGCCCTGAACCTGCGGGTCAAGACCAACGGCCATTTCTCCCTGGTGAACCTGGCGGTGTGCCCGGCGGCAGCGCTAGCCCCTTCGGCACTGGAGTCGGCGCTGTACCTGGTGGTGCTGGAAGTGGCCAAGGTGCCGGAGCTGCCCCAGCCGCACCTGCCGCCGCCCCCCTCCGCCAGCCTGGATTCGCAGCAACAGATCAATGAACTCAACGATGAACTGCAGGCCAAGGAAGAGTACCTGCAGGCTGCCAATGAAGAACTGGAAACCTCCAACGAAGAGCTCAAGTCGTCCAACGAAGAAATGCAGTCGGTGAATGAAGAGTTGCAGTCCACCAACGAAGAGCTGGAAACCTCCAAGGAAGAGCTGCAGTCCATCAACGAAGAGCTGGCCACCGTCAACACCGAGCTGCAAACCAAGGTGATCGACCTGTCCCGCGCCAACAACGACATGAACAACCTGCTGGCGGGCACCGGCATTGGCACCATTTTTGTCGACCACGGCCTGCGCATCCTGCGCTTTACCCCGGCAGCCACGCAGATCATCCATTTGATCCTGAGCGACGTAGGCCGCCCGGTAGGCCATATTGCGTCTAACCTGCTGGGCTACGACCGGCTGGTGGCCGATGTACAAGCGGTGCTGAAGAACCTGCAGCCCATAGAGTCGGATGTAGAAACGCTGGAGCACAAGCACTACACGATGCGCATCCTGCCCTACCGCACGCTGGACAACGTGATCGAGGGCGTGGTGATCACCTTTGTGGAAATCACCGAGATCGTGCGTACCCGCGAAGCCCTGCGCAAGGCCAACGAGCTGTTGCGCCTGGCCGTGGTGGTGCGCGACGCGTTCGATGCCATCACCGTGCAAGACCTGGATGGGCGCATCCTGGCCTGGAACCCCGGTGCCGAGCGCCTGTACGGCTGGACCGAGGCCGAAGCCCTGCAAATGAACGTCCGCGACCTGCTGCCGCCGGGCAGTCCGGCCCACGCTACAACCACCCCCCAACGGCAAACCAAAGACGGCCGACTGCTCGACATTTTCCTGACCTCCACCGAGCTATTGGATGCCGCCGGCCAGATGTACGCCCTTGCCACCACCGAACGTATCCAGCCCAAAAGCACCAATGAGGCCCGCCATGGATAAGAAAAACGCCGCACAGTCATTGCGTCTGCAGGCCGAAGCCATCGTCCGCGACAAAGTTGCATTGCGCAGCCGCCCGCCCGAAACCCTGACGCTGGCGGGCATGCAGCGCGCCATGCACGAGCTACAGGTGCACCAGATCGAGCTGGAGATGCAAAACGACGAGCTATTGCGTACCCAGTTGCTGTTGGAAGCATCACGCTCCCGCTACTTTGAGCTGTACGACATGGCCCCGGTGGGCTACTGCACAGTGAGCGAAAGCGGCTTGGTGGTGGAAGCGAATCTGGCGGTGGCGGCCCTGCTGGGCATCGCGCGTGGCCCGCTGGTGGGGCAACGCATCAGCCGCTTTATCGGCAAAGACCACCAGGACACCTACTACCGCCTGCGCAAGCAATTGCTGGAAACCGGCACACCCCAAACCTGCGAGTTGCAGATCGTCAACCTCAGTGGTCGGCATTGCTGGGTGCAAATGACGACCAGCGCCGCGCACGATACGACCGGTGCGCCAGAGCAGCACCTGGTGCTGGCCGATATCAGTGAATCCAAGGTCATGGCGGCTGCCATGCAGGCCAGCGAAGCACGCTACCGGGCGCTGGTGGACGGCTCACCCGAGGCCACCACCGAGCGCAAGCGGCAGGACGAGGCCCCCTGAACCGGGCCAGGAGCCCTGGGCTCCTAGGCCGCCAGCGTCATCCGATCCCGCTGGGGTCGGTTGCTGGCCCCATAGAATTCGCAAGCCCCCTGCTCCAGCCGAGGGCGGTTCAGTACCTCAATGTGGCCACGCCGGTAGGCAATCACCCCGGCCAGCTGTAGCTTGCGGGCGGCAGCCGTCACACCTTCGCGGCGCACGCCCAGCAGGTTGGCGGCCAGTTCCTGGGTCATGGCCATTTTGTTGCTGGGCAACCGGTCCAGCCCTTGCAACAGGCGTCGGCAAAACTGCTGGTCGATCGAATGGTGGCGGATGTAGGCGGCAGTCTGCGTCACCTGGGCGATCAGCGCCTGGGTGTAGCGCAGCAGCATGCGCATCACCGGGCCACCCGATTCGGCCGCAGAATTTACATGGTGGGCACTCAGCCGATAGCCTTGCCCGGCGCTTTGGACCACCGCTTCGTGCGGGCTGACTTCACCGCCCATGAACAGCGACAGGCCCACCACGCCGTCCAGCCCCACCACGGCGACTTCGGACGACGCACCGTCCTCGGCCAGGTACATCAGCGAGACGATGGCGGTAGTGGGAAACACCACATAGCCCGGCGTGCTGCCCGAGCGGCACAGCACCTTGCCCAGCGGCAAATCCACCCATTCCAGATAGGGCTGCCAGCGCCGCCAGTCGGCATCGGACAGGGATGCCAGCAACTGGTTCTGGCGCGGATCGGAAACGGTTTGTAGAGCGGTGGGCATGGGAGTCCTCGGGCAAATAGGGTTCGTGGGACTTGCGTAAGTCCTGATGCGTCCCATCATTCCCATCCCTGACC from Comamonadaceae bacterium OS-1 carries:
- the cheB_4 gene encoding protein-glutamate methylesterase/protein-glutamine glutaminase, with the translated sequence MAAKAKSTKPSAATPTVLAKTPPCAAPPSFPIVGIGASAGGLAAFEAFFSGMPADKDPGMAFVLVQHLAPDHSSILTALMQRNTRMQVLEVEDGMVVQVNHTYIIPPNRDMAFLNGALHLLEPIAARGHRLPIDYLFRSLAQDQRERAIGIVLSGTGSDGTLGVRAIKGEGGMVMVQNPASAEFDGMPRSTLATGLVDFELPPAEMPAQLMAYVAYAFGRPPNPGTVSAPLSENSLKKIFILLRTHTGHDFSQYKPNTIYRRIERRMAVHQIDTLGSYVKYLQHTPVEVDALFHDLLIGVTNFFRDPEAFAVLEEQVIPALFAGKPPGSVVRAWSAGCSTGEEAYSLAILLQERLDILKLNYKVQVFATDLDNRAIATARAGLYPASIATDISPGRLARFFTAEPDGSAYRVHKSIRDMLVFSEHDLIKDPPFSKLDLISCRNLLIYMGPELQKKVMALFHYALLPGGMMFLGSSETVGELADLFAVVDRKTKAYQRKEDFQGAQRAALGRFLPPMTTRDVALPPVIEKIALPMKMSLRLLAEQTLLQHLAPAAALVNGQGDILYLHGRTGMFLEPAPGEAGINNIVKMAREGLRRELTTALHKASISKTPVQALNLRVKTNGHFSLVNLAVCPAAALAPSALESALYLVVLEVAKVPELPQPHLPPPPSASLDSQQQINELNDELQAKEEYLQAANEELETSNEELKSSNEEMQSVNEELQSTNEELETSKEELQSINEELATVNTELQTKVIDLSRANNDMNNLLAGTGIGTIFVDHGLRILRFTPAATQIIHLILSDVGRPVGHIASNLLGYDRLVADVQAVLKNLQPIESDVETLEHKHYTMRILPYRTLDNVIEGVVITFVEITEIVRTREALRKANELLRLAVVVRDAFDAITVQDLDGRILAWNPGAERLYGWTEAEALQMNVRDLLPPGSPAHATTTPQRQTKDGRLLDIFLTSTELLDAAGQMYALATTERIQPKSTNEARHG
- the kaiC gene encoding circadian clock protein kinase KaiC produces the protein MPGLDAILGGGLPEFSFNLVTGPPGSGKTTLAHQLMFALATPEQPALFFTALGEPPWKMLRYQQQFSFFASDKIGSCIHLIDLGSELAQGDFEQVLARIAAEVKALGPAFVFVDSFRSVLAEAHRSDSGQMGMRRFTQQLGTTLAGWQTTSFLIGEYSPHSDPHPVFTVADGILALDQSVQRNSMVRKIQVMKMRGQATSPGVHTLRITRDGLTIFPSAVVRDDSSAMPEVHTPVRTETRIPMGVPLLDAMLGGGLPAGYSLLVAGPSGSGKTILATAFLQEGVRLGETGVIVAFEQTPSRSRTHTIDDMVRAGCLGLINTRLMDLSVDEIVQQTVDSITSLKATRVVIDSLSGFELAVAPTFRADFRESLFRMVAVLSGLGVTVLMTSELEDRYTDLRFSPYGTAFLTDAIIVQRYIEVDSSLQRVMAVVKVRGSDHSNDIRRYEITKDGIAIGKPVLHYEGLLGGRPTHAPAPHPPQRGAP
- a CDS encoding putative signaling protein, with product MTSQTPFLEQNQAPDVAAQTLALDQLLHALAQREAAADTREAEMEQREKALRLQEDATRVKEAQEQQAAAQLREANEQLVMATVHAHTMAEAAEGATAQMSYMAKHDILTGLPNRALLADRLAQSMSLAQRHGQKVVLIYLDLDNFKHINDSLGHAVGDALLRAVAQRLNASVRQSDTVCRQGGDEFVLLLAEVDTVKDAARAAAMLVEVSAEPYIVDGHRLHVTASIGLSIYPDDGSDVETLLRNADTAMYHAKKNGRNNFQMFSSDMHVRAVARQTIEAALHQALESGGLLLHYQPKMDMASGKITATEALVRLERPDQPLLYPAHFVGVAEECGLIVPLGQWVLRTACSQAAAWLQAGLACGRMAINISATELHAKDFLLGVQTVLKDTGLDPAMLELELTESSLVQDSEPTTAILRALKDLGVHIAIDDFGTGYSSLSTLRRFPIDTLKIDQSFMQDIASGQGEVKLVNAIIAIGKSLDLRVIAEGIETQEQFTHLQTQGCAEGQGFYFSRPLAADIYAEVLRDNAI
- the speH gene encoding S-adenosylmethionine decarboxylase proenzyme; its protein translation is MQGLHLTADLHHCDCDSAWLLDARLLGVACRDAVQAAGLQAVAELFHGFPATAQGPGGVTATILLAESHLCVHTWPELRAVTLDVYVCNFGADHSAKAQALLDGLIALFAPTQVQRHRLERGLEA